In Paenibacillus dendritiformis, the DNA window GGCGATCCCTTCCGTGAAATACCGCTGGAAGAAGACGAAAATAAGGAAAGTCGGCACAAAGGAAATCGCCGCTCCCGCCATTTCAATCCCGAAGTTCCCTTCCTTCGTCAGCAGGGACGCCAGTCCGACCGTAATCGGGTACATCTCTTCCGTCGTCATGAAAATCAGCGGCGTGAACAAATCATTCCAGCAGCTGATGAACGCGAACGTCCCGATCGTCGCGATGGCCGGCTTCGCCAGCGGCAGCATAATGCGGAAGAAAATCGTGAAATCCCCCGCGCCGTCGATGTAGGCCGCTTCCTCCAGATCCTTCGGGATCGTCATCATGAACTGCCTTACGAGGAATACCCCCATAATGGCCCACAGCTCCGGAACGATAATCGCCCCGTACGTATTAATCCAGCCGAATTGGCTGAACATGATATACTTCGGAATAATAAGCAGCTGGCCGGGCACCATGACGACAGCCATCATGAGCCAGAACACGATCTCCCTGCCGGGGAACCGCTTTTTGGCGAAAATATACCCGAGCACCGCCCCGAAAAAAATCTGGGTCGCCACCGGGATCAGCGTGATGACAAGCGAGTTCTTAATCCAATGCAGGAACGAACTCTGCCCGATAATGTACGTGAAATTGTACAGCGTCGGATTCGTCGGAATCCAGAACAACGGATCGGCCGTTGCCTTCTCCACCTTTTGCAGCGAACCGAGAATCATCATCGCAAAAGGAAAAAAGAACAGGATGCCGAGAATGACGAGCAGCACATAAATGACGGCCTTGTGCTTCAAACGAATATTCATGCGAGCCCCTCCTTCGGATGCCGGCGTTCACTGCGGGCGCGCATCAGTAATGCACCTCTTTGCCCAGCACGCGGCGCTGTACGAGCGATATCGCGAAAATGATGAAAAACAATATATACGCAAGCACGCTGGCATACCCGAGGCGAAGTCCGGTAAAGCCTTCCTCATACAAGTAATACACCAGAGTCATCGTTGCATAGTTCGGTCCGCCGCCCGTAATGAGAAACGCGGAATCGAAAATTTGAAAAGAACCGATTGTCGTAATAATGGCAACGTAAAAATGAATCGGCAGCAGCAGCGGGAACGTCACGCTCCAGAACGTGCGCCAGCGGCCGGCGCCGTCGATTTTGGCCGCCTCGTACAAGTGATTCGGAATCGATTTGAGGCCGGCATAATAGTAGACCATCGTGCTTCCCGCCACCTTGAAAATGCTCAGGCCCGCCAGCACGGGCAGCGCCTGCGACGAATTCGAGAAGAACAGCTGCGGCTCGATGCCGAACCAGCTGAGCACATAGTTGATCATGCCGTACTCGGTTCCCTTGAACATCCATGCCCAGATTCCCGAGATAATGACGAAGGAAGTGACGACGGGCAAGAAGTACAAGCTCTTGAAAAAACCCGCCGCGCGCACGCCCGAATTGACGAGCAGCGCCAGCAGCAGCCCGACTCCCATCGTCGGCACGATATAGTAGACCGAGAAGAGCACCGTATTCCAGATCGCCTTCCAGGCAATCTCATCCGTGAAAAAATAACTCCAGTTCTCAAAGCCGACGAAGGCCGGCGTGCCGATGATAGGCCAGTCCATGAACGTCAGCACGAGACTGAAGGCCAGCGGGAACAGCTGGAACACAAGAAAATGAATCAGTATCGGAATCAAAAATACATACACAATGGCATTCCGCCGGAATTCCTGCCGGAACCGCTCTCCCGGCGGCCGCCGGATGGCAGACTCCCGAGCCGCGGCTCCCTGCTTCACTGTTTGCACGTGATATCACCTTCCATCCCTGTTAATGAGGCCGGCCGCGCCACGCAAGGCAGCGGGCCGAGCGGCGGCCGGCAAGCTCCGGTCCGCGCCCTCCCGCCGCTCTCCGCCAAGAGTCAGCTTTTTTTCATGTCGTCCTGAATCGCCTTGGCTGCCGCATCCGCCGCTTCCTGCGGCGATTTGCCGCCTTCCAGCATCGCGGCGATCTCGGCCTGGATTTTCGGCATAATCGTGCGGGCCACCGGGCTCATTACGCCAGGACGGGTATAAGCCGTTACCTCCAGGAACATTTCCATATCCTTATCCCCTTCATAGATGGACGAAGCCGATTTCCGGGTCGGGATATAAGTGGCCAGCTTGTTGAACTTTTTCTGCGCTTCGGTATTGGTCAAGACTTTGATGAATTCCACCGCCGCTTGCTTGTTTTTGCTGTTCTTCGGCACGGCGAACATGCCGACCGTCCCGAAGCTGGCTTGCTCCGCGCCTTTGAGCGGCGGGCCGGCCGCATAATTGAACTTCTCATCCTTAAGGACGGTTTGGGTGTAGCCCGAGCCCCAGACCGCCAGCATCTTGCCAGACAGGAATTCGGCCAACTGATCCTGATTCGAAATCGAATCCTTCGGAATCCAACCCTTGTCATACATCTCTTTAATCATCTGGAACGTGCGGACGCCCGCTTCATTGTTGATGACGATCTCGCCGTTTCCGTCGATGACGTCCCCGCCTTGCTGCCACAGAATCGGATACAGCGTACCGTTGCAGCATGCCGCGCCGCCGTTGAAATCGCGGGCGTAATAGCCTTTGGCCACGGCCTTCTCGGCCCACGCATTGAACTCATCCCATGTCTGCGGCAAGGCCGAAGGGTCCTCCCCGATCTCCTTGATAATGTCCGCGTTGTAGAACATAAGCTGCGCTTCCTGCAGAATCGGCAGCGCGTACAGCGTCTCCTGATACGTGGCCGCCGCCAACGCGCCCGGGGTGAAATCATCCATCTGATTGTCATCCATATAAGGGGTTAGCGGCTCAAGGACATCCTTGCTGGCGAACTGCGGGATCTGGTCGGGAAGCTGATAGAATACGTCCGGCCCGTTCCCGGCCGCCAGCGCTGTCAATATTTTTTGCTCCCGGTTCTTCCACGGGATTTCCTCCAGCTTTACTTTCACATCCGGATATTTGTTGTTATATTCCGCGATAATGCCGTCGAACACCGCTTTCATGTCGTTCTTTTTCTCCTCCGACACATAAGGATGAATCCATACCGTAAGCGTGCCGGACAGCGCTTGCTCTTGCTGGCCCTCCGGCTGGCCTGCGCCCGAATTGGCCGCTTCCTTCTCCGGGGACTCGGAGCTTCCCGCTCCCCCCGAGCCGCAAGCCGTCAGGAGCATGGACAACGCCAGCACAAAGGCCAGCATCAACAGACTGGAACGTTTCGTCATCTTGTTAGACCATCCCTTCTATTCATAGCTTTTATAATCCAGATGTATACTAATCCCCTTCGTTTCCGACCTCGCACACATTTTCTCACCGGCTTCGAATGAAGATGATTAGGCAGACCCCGCCTCCCTTCCCTGCTCTCTTTTTATAAAATTCTGTATTGCTTCCGATTCATCACGCATGAATTGCAATGACCCAGACAAGTTGTAGTTCATATCTGGTATGTAAACAATCATAGACCCCGAAGAAAGCGCTGTCAATCCTGTTTTTTAAAAGACGAATTAAAGACAGAAGCGAACTGGGCGGCCATGACCCGGGCGTTCTTTCTCATGAACAAAAAAACCGCCCTTAACGGGCGGCCCCATCGGCCAGCAGGCCTTCCAGTCTGCTGCACATCGCTGCTTCGTCTTCGAGACGCGACCAATACAGCTTCAACGCATTGCACACGTCCTGCAGGTCCGCGGATCGCAGCCCCAGCTCCGTGAAAAAGCGGAGGGTCGGAATAATCTCGCGGTACATCGAGAAGCGGCTCGGCCGCGGGAACATTTCCGGCCCGTTCCATTCCGCCGCCTTCTTGTGCGCCGGAATGCTGAACGTATGCTGCCGGATATGGAGCTGGGCCTCGTAGGAGAGCAAGTAAGCGACGAGTTCAAGCGCCGCTTCCTTCGCCGCCGACGTCCGGTTCACCATCAGGCCGATGGCGAGCAGCAGCGACTTCGCTTCGTTCAAGTAGGGCAGCGGCGCCACCTCGAACGCAAACGGCGCATCCTTCAAATGATTCAGGCTGAAGTAGGTTGCGATAATGACCGACAGCTTGCCCTGCAGGAACAGCCGCTCCGCATCCATATCATTCTCCGACAGATAGGCCGGATACGCGCTCTGCCTGTCGATCAGCTCGCGGGTCAGCCGGAGGCCCTCCATCAGCTTCGTACCGCAGACAGGGACATGTCCCGCTCCGTCGGGCTCGAACCGCCCGCCGCTCTGCAGCAGGAACACCGGCCAGCGGTTGTTCGAGAGCATATGGAAATAGAAGCCGAACGTGCCCGGCTCCCTTCCGAGCCGCTCCGCCGCAGCCATCAGGTCGGGCCACCGCCAACTGCTGTCCGGCTCGGGCAGATCTAGCGCCAGGAAATGATCCCGGTTGTAGCAGAGCATGACCGGCGAGAAAATGAGCGGCAGGCCCAGCAGCCTCCCTTCATGCCGGAAGCAGTCCGCGATGAACGGATACAGCTCCGGGCGGGGATCCAGCGGTTCCAGCAGCTCATCGCGCCCCTCATCCGCGAGCCAGCGGAAATCGTTGTAATTGACCGTCGCCACATCCAGCATGTCATGCCCGATATAGCCGGAGACCGCATCGGGATAGTTCTCGTACGGAAGGGGAACAAGCTCGACCCGGATGTGCGGATGGGTTTGCTGGAAGCGCTCGATGAGTTGGTCCAGGGCCGCCTCCTGGATGACGGACCGGTAATATCCGAACCGCAGCAGCACCGTGCCGGACGCCGCCGGATCGGCGATCCGGTTCCCGACCCGCGGCACCTTCTCGATCAGCTTCTCCTCGACAAGCCGCTCCAAGCCTTTGCGGACCGAATTTTTGCTTAATTGAAATTGTTCCGCAAGCGCCACCTCCGAGGGCAAATAATCGCCGGCGGCACGACGGCCCGTAATAATATCGTCCCGCAGCACGGTAACCATTTCGTCCAATCGCTGTCTAAACGTAGTGCGGCTTGGTCTGCTCGTCATCCTGTACGCTCCTTCAATTCATCGTTACTTGCAGTTCTCTATCGTTAATCTGTATCGTTAATCTCTAGCGTTAATCTATTGTTAGTCTGTATCGTTAGCCTCTACCATAGTCTCTCACGCTAATCCGTCGCTCTATCGATCAGATTCTAGTATATATCTAGTATATTATTTCATGATATCGGCCTGAAGACGAAAAGTCAATGAACGCTCTCCCCTTCCTGGCCCGCCTCTTTCCCCCCGCTCCCCCATCCTCTACAATAGAGGAAAGAGCAGCATCCCGCCAAGGGAGGCCGCCGAACGATATCAATGCTGTGGAGGACGCTTATTGTGAAAATCGATCGCTTGCTCAATATCATCATTCTGCTGCTGAATCGCCCCATCGTGCAGGCCAAAGACTTGGCGGAGCGGTTCGAGGTCTCGATTCGCACCATTTACCGCGACATCGATGCGATTAATCAAGCCGGCATTCCGATCGTGACCTACCAGGGAGCGAACGGCGGCATCGGGCTCGCCGAAGGCTACCGTCTGGATCGGAATGTGCTGACGAACGAGGAACTGGCCGCGATCGTAACCGCGCTTCAGAGCGTGTCCTCCTCTTATCCGGATGAAGGGCATGCCATGCTGGTGGAGAAGATCAGCAGCATTATACCCGCCTCGCAAGCGGAAGACTTCCAGTTCCGGACGAAGCAATTTGTCGTTGATTTAACCCCTTGGGGGAACCATGACAAGCTGGAAGCGATGATTTTGGCGCTGAAAAAAGCGATTGAAGAGCGGCAGGCCGTCCGCTTCTCCTATCGCAGCGCTGAAGGAGAAGCAACGGAGCGGACCGTTCACCCCTACACCCTCGTGCTGAAGGGCCATGCCTGGTATTTATACGCTTATTGCACCGGCAAGCTCGGATTCCGCTTCTTCAAGCTTGTCCGGATGAAGCGGCTGGAACCGCTGGATCTCCGATTCCAGCGGGAAGACATCTCCCTGGAGAACCGGCCATGGGACAAGGATTGGCATGCGCCCGAGTGCCTCGTCTCCCTCGTGCTTCGCTTCGGTCCCGGCATCCGGCATGCGGCCGAGGAGTGGTTCGGAGCGGAAGCGCTGCAGGAGGAGGAGACAGGGCATTCGATCGCCAACGTCTCCTTGCCCGACAATGCTTGGCTGTACGGCTTTATTCTCAGCTTCGGCCCCGAAGCCGAGGTGCTGGAGCCGGAATCGGTCCGCCTGCGCATCCGCGACCTGGCCTCCGGCATCGCGGCGAACTACCGCTAATTATTCCGTCCCCAATCACCATCGCGCATTTCAGGCATATATTTACTGCAAAAGACTCTGAATCGGGTGTTTGTCCGGCATGGCCGGCGGATCGTCTCCACCGCTCGGCGGCCTGCTGAGACAACGCCCGGTTCGACCGTTTCCGGTAAAAAGCAGTTTTCCGGTGAAGTGACACAAGATTTTGTTGCAGGAACCACAAAAGGACCAAGGACATCAATGAACAGGTTCGGATGAAGGAGAGACAACGCGATGGTGAAGCTGAAGACGGCAGCGGAGATCGAGCAGATGAGACGGGCGGGGCAGCTCGTCGCGGCTTGTCACCGCGAGCTGGCGAAGCGCATACGGCCCGGCGTCAGCACGCTGGAGCTGAACGATTTCGTGGAACGTTATATTAAAGAGCAGGGCGGGCAGCAATATACAAAAGGCTACAAAGGATTTCCGTATGCGACCTGCGCCTCGGTGAACGATGTCATCGCTCACGGATTTCCCAACCCGGAGCCCCTGCGGAATGGCGATATCGTCAAAATCGACGTCGTCGCGGTGTACGACGGATGGGTGGGCGACTCCGCATGGTGCTATGCGGTCGGCGACATATCGGCCGCCGCGCGCCGACTGATGCGGGTCACGAAGGAATGCCTCGATCTCGGCATTCAGCAGGCAATCCCGGGCAACCGGATTGGCGATGTCACCCACGCCATCCAGAGCCATGCCGAGGCGAATGGCTACTCGGTCGTCCGCGATCTGCTCGGGCATGGGGTCGGCCGCGCCCTGCACGAGGAGCCGAAGTTCGTCCATGTCGGCAAGCCCGGCCGGGGCTTCCGCCTGAAGGAAGGCATGGTCATCACGATCGAGCCCATGCTCAACGAAGGCACGCACGAGATGTGGATCGATGATGACGGTTGGACCGCCCGCACATGGGACGGCCGCTTGTCGGCCCAATACGAGCACACCGTGGCCATCACGAAGCATGGCCCGCTCATACTGACAGAGCAGCGCTAACTCACTCCGGCTGCTCTGTCTTTCTTGCCAGGCCAGCTCGCTCCTGCAGCCGAGCCGGCCTGCCGGGAGGCGCCGCCGCCTGCATTGGCCGCGTGGCTGCTCGCTTACGCGCAGCCGCAGCAAGGATGCACGCACGTCGCGAACGCCTCGCACGGGTACATATACCCGTACACTCTGCTGAAGCCGCGGCGCTTCAGCAGCCGTGCCGCCTTGCGGATATGCCGCTTCCGCGCCCCGATCAGCACCACCGTATCCCCAGGACTCAGCACCTGGCTCCATACATAAGGCATACGGCCGACATACATCGACACCGCCTCCTCCATATGGCGGCAATAATAATCGGCAGGCTCGCGCACATCCACCTGCTTCACCGGCGAAGTCCCCTCGCGAAGCGCCTGAAGCTCATGAGGCTGCAAATAGTGAAGGCCTTGCACAGGACGTTGCGTCCACACGGCATACAGAAGGCCCATTATCAATAAGACGACGAGAATCCACATCGGCTTCTCCCTCCTGACAGATACCCCATACTGTATGAAAGAGAACAAAAAAACAAACGACAATATACCCTAACGGGTATGTATTATACACAAATTCGGCCGCATTGTAAATGCACCCGCCAGGTCTCTCAAAGCGTACTTCCCCAAAAGATACGCTTGCCGGCCAGTCTGCGTATGGATACAATATTTTCTGGCGCTCGGGCATATTAAGGAAAAAAGGAGGCATTTTCATGATCAAGCAAATCGCGACCGTTGCGGTCTATGTCGAAGCTCAGCAGCAAGCCAAGCGTTTTTGGACCGAGAAGGTCGGCTTTACGGTCACCGCGGAGCATCCTATGGGTCCCAACTCCTTGTGGCTTGAAGTCGCTCCGGCAGGAGGCGGGAGCCGTCTCGTCCTCTATCCGCGCTCGATGATGAAGGGCTGGGAGGAACAAAAAGCCTCCATCGTGTTCGAATGTGACGACATCATGTCGACATACGCAACGATGAAGGCGAACGGAGTAGAGTTCAATGGGGAACCCAATACAATGCAATGGGGAACCTATGCCAGCTTCTCTGATCCGGACGGCAACCAATTTTTGCTGAAAGGTTAACCTCTCCTCGGCTGAAAGGGAGGCCGCTTCTCCCAGGCGAAGAAGCAGCCTCCCGGGCTGGCCAAGCCGACACAGATCCCGCTCCCCCTCAACATCCCTTTGTCTTATCCAACGGCTTTCTGCTATATCTATGTTCTATTCTGCCGTCGTCGCCATACCGAAGCGTTCCGATAGCTTTTTAATATGGCCCTCGGCAATCTCGGATAGACCGATCCCGTATTTCTCCGACAGAATCAACAGATTGGCCAATACATCGCCCAACTCCTCAACCAGCTCCTGTCTGAGCTCCGCCGAAGATAACTGCGTCTCATCCGGACGATCACGGCCGATTTCCAGGGCCCGCACCACTCTGGCCACCTCCCCGACCTCTTCCATCAAAAAGCCGACCCGAATAAACGAATTATATTGCGACCATTCCCGCTTCTTGTAAAATCCGCTTACCCATTCCTGAAATTCATTCATATCCATTTCCTTCTCTTTCCTTCCTTGTGCAAGATGTCTATACTAGAACATGTGTACTATCGAATTGAAGGAGATGCCATACCGATGAAAAAAATATGTGTCTTTGCCGGCTCGAACCTGGGCAACCACCCCGACTTCGCCGCCTTGGCGAAAGAACTGGGCCAAGCATTGGCCGAACAACAATTTGAACTGGTCTACGGCGGTTCAACCGTAGGTCTTATGGGTGAAGTCGCCAACGAAATGCTCCGTCTCGGCGGCAGAGTGACCGGCGTCATGCCGCGCGGCCTGTTCCGCGGAGAATTGATGCACAGCGGCTTGACCGAATTCATCGAAGTAGCGGACATGCATGAGCGCAAGGCGACCATGCATCGCCTGTCCGATGCGTTTATCTCCCTGCCCGGCGGGCTCGGAACATTCGAGGAACTGTTCGAAGCGCTAAGCTGGGCTCAACTCGGCATCCACAAAAAACCGATTGGCGTGCTCAACATCCAGGGCTACTTTACGCCGATGATCGAGATGATTCGTCACTCCATCCAAGCCGGATTTGCCAGAGCCGAGCATGAGCAGCTGCTGCTATCCTCAACCGATCCGCGTGAGCTGCTTAGCATGCTGGCAAGCTTTAAAACGCCGGAATTCGGCAACAAATGGAACCAGCTCGACTAGAACTGCTCCGCTATTGTTACTATGCAA includes these proteins:
- a CDS encoding carbohydrate ABC transporter permease gives rise to the protein MNIRLKHKAVIYVLLVILGILFFFPFAMMILGSLQKVEKATADPLFWIPTNPTLYNFTYIIGQSSFLHWIKNSLVITLIPVATQIFFGAVLGYIFAKKRFPGREIVFWLMMAVVMVPGQLLIIPKYIMFSQFGWINTYGAIIVPELWAIMGVFLVRQFMMTIPKDLEEAAYIDGAGDFTIFFRIMLPLAKPAIATIGTFAFISCWNDLFTPLIFMTTEEMYPITVGLASLLTKEGNFGIEMAGAAISFVPTFLIFVFFQRYFTEGIAMSGIKS
- a CDS encoding carbohydrate ABC transporter permease, encoding MKQGAAARESAIRRPPGERFRQEFRRNAIVYVFLIPILIHFLVFQLFPLAFSLVLTFMDWPIIGTPAFVGFENWSYFFTDEIAWKAIWNTVLFSVYYIVPTMGVGLLLALLVNSGVRAAGFFKSLYFLPVVTSFVIISGIWAWMFKGTEYGMINYVLSWFGIEPQLFFSNSSQALPVLAGLSIFKVAGSTMVYYYAGLKSIPNHLYEAAKIDGAGRWRTFWSVTFPLLLPIHFYVAIITTIGSFQIFDSAFLITGGGPNYATMTLVYYLYEEGFTGLRLGYASVLAYILFFIIFAISLVQRRVLGKEVHY
- a CDS encoding ABC transporter substrate-binding protein, encoding MTKRSSLLMLAFVLALSMLLTACGSGGAGSSESPEKEAANSGAGQPEGQQEQALSGTLTVWIHPYVSEEKKNDMKAVFDGIIAEYNNKYPDVKVKLEEIPWKNREQKILTALAAGNGPDVFYQLPDQIPQFASKDVLEPLTPYMDDNQMDDFTPGALAAATYQETLYALPILQEAQLMFYNADIIKEIGEDPSALPQTWDEFNAWAEKAVAKGYYARDFNGGAACCNGTLYPILWQQGGDVIDGNGEIVINNEAGVRTFQMIKEMYDKGWIPKDSISNQDQLAEFLSGKMLAVWGSGYTQTVLKDEKFNYAAGPPLKGAEQASFGTVGMFAVPKNSKNKQAAVEFIKVLTNTEAQKKFNKLATYIPTRKSASSIYEGDKDMEMFLEVTAYTRPGVMSPVARTIMPKIQAEIAAMLEGGKSPQEAADAAAKAIQDDMKKS
- a CDS encoding extracellular solute-binding protein — translated: MTSRPSRTTFRQRLDEMVTVLRDDIITGRRAAGDYLPSEVALAEQFQLSKNSVRKGLERLVEEKLIEKVPRVGNRIADPAASGTVLLRFGYYRSVIQEAALDQLIERFQQTHPHIRVELVPLPYENYPDAVSGYIGHDMLDVATVNYNDFRWLADEGRDELLEPLDPRPELYPFIADCFRHEGRLLGLPLIFSPVMLCYNRDHFLALDLPEPDSSWRWPDLMAAAERLGREPGTFGFYFHMLSNNRWPVFLLQSGGRFEPDGAGHVPVCGTKLMEGLRLTRELIDRQSAYPAYLSENDMDAERLFLQGKLSVIIATYFSLNHLKDAPFAFEVAPLPYLNEAKSLLLAIGLMVNRTSAAKEAALELVAYLLSYEAQLHIRQHTFSIPAHKKAAEWNGPEMFPRPSRFSMYREIIPTLRFFTELGLRSADLQDVCNALKLYWSRLEDEAAMCSRLEGLLADGAAR
- a CDS encoding helix-turn-helix transcriptional regulator, translated to MKIDRLLNIIILLLNRPIVQAKDLAERFEVSIRTIYRDIDAINQAGIPIVTYQGANGGIGLAEGYRLDRNVLTNEELAAIVTALQSVSSSYPDEGHAMLVEKISSIIPASQAEDFQFRTKQFVVDLTPWGNHDKLEAMILALKKAIEERQAVRFSYRSAEGEATERTVHPYTLVLKGHAWYLYAYCTGKLGFRFFKLVRMKRLEPLDLRFQREDISLENRPWDKDWHAPECLVSLVLRFGPGIRHAAEEWFGAEALQEEETGHSIANVSLPDNAWLYGFILSFGPEAEVLEPESVRLRIRDLASGIAANYR
- the map gene encoding type I methionyl aminopeptidase — translated: MVKLKTAAEIEQMRRAGQLVAACHRELAKRIRPGVSTLELNDFVERYIKEQGGQQYTKGYKGFPYATCASVNDVIAHGFPNPEPLRNGDIVKIDVVAVYDGWVGDSAWCYAVGDISAAARRLMRVTKECLDLGIQQAIPGNRIGDVTHAIQSHAEANGYSVVRDLLGHGVGRALHEEPKFVHVGKPGRGFRLKEGMVITIEPMLNEGTHEMWIDDDGWTARTWDGRLSAQYEHTVAITKHGPLILTEQR
- a CDS encoding rhodanese-like domain-containing protein; the encoded protein is MWILVVLLIMGLLYAVWTQRPVQGLHYLQPHELQALREGTSPVKQVDVREPADYYCRHMEEAVSMYVGRMPYVWSQVLSPGDTVVLIGARKRHIRKAARLLKRRGFSRVYGYMYPCEAFATCVHPCCGCA
- a CDS encoding VOC family protein, whose product is MIKQIATVAVYVEAQQQAKRFWTEKVGFTVTAEHPMGPNSLWLEVAPAGGGSRLVLYPRSMMKGWEEQKASIVFECDDIMSTYATMKANGVEFNGEPNTMQWGTYASFSDPDGNQFLLKG
- a CDS encoding MazG nucleotide pyrophosphohydrolase domain-containing protein; its protein translation is MDMNEFQEWVSGFYKKREWSQYNSFIRVGFLMEEVGEVARVVRALEIGRDRPDETQLSSAELRQELVEELGDVLANLLILSEKYGIGLSEIAEGHIKKLSERFGMATTAE
- a CDS encoding TIGR00730 family Rossman fold protein, coding for MKKICVFAGSNLGNHPDFAALAKELGQALAEQQFELVYGGSTVGLMGEVANEMLRLGGRVTGVMPRGLFRGELMHSGLTEFIEVADMHERKATMHRLSDAFISLPGGLGTFEELFEALSWAQLGIHKKPIGVLNIQGYFTPMIEMIRHSIQAGFARAEHEQLLLSSTDPRELLSMLASFKTPEFGNKWNQLD